TTGTTGCCCACAATGcatccagagctatgaacaggAACTAGCAGATATGTTAAAGGACAACGAGAAACTGGATGCCGAATCCAAATCAGAGGCAGCTCGACCATCGCTTCCCCAGTGGTTGCAGAAGGCTAAAACTAATAATGATAATGCTAAAGTCGTCGACCAATCTCAGGTaaatttcttatcttttctttttgagCTTACTTACTTCCCAATGACTTTGGTTAGCTGAATGGGAAATATAAATGTTTTCCTTTGTATTTTAATAGTGCAACGGCCAAGAAATGAATGTGAAAAAGAGGACACAGGAATTGCAGAAGAAATGGCAGGATGCCTGCTTGAGTCTACATCCCAAATTTCATCAGCAAAGTTTGAGTACAGAGAGAATTGTTCCCATTCCTTTTTCTATGAGAGGCCTATGCAATATGAACTTGTTGGGTGCCCAACTTCAGCCCAAGATACCACTCAACAAGAATCTCGGAAGCTCCTTACAACTGAACCCAAATCCTGTGCCTATTCAGCCACCAGAACCAGCAGTCAGACAGCAGCCGAGTCTTGTGACAACAGAGCTTGTCCTTGGGCAAACTAAGGAATCAGATACCAGTACAGAAGAAACTCACAAAGAGCGCATTAATGACTTCTTGAACTGCATGTCTTCCGAGACACGAGACAAGTTTGATGAATTAAAGAGCAAGAAACTACTCGATGCTGACTCTTTCAAGAGGATCCTCAAGGGTTTGACAGAAAAAGTGTGGTGGCAGCAGGATGCAGCTTCTGCAGTTGCCACCACCGTGACCCAGTGTAAATTAGGCAACGGTAAAAGGCGCCAAGTCGGAGACAAGGGTGATATGTGGTTGCTGTTCTTGGGTCCCGACAGAGTAGGCAAGAAGAAGATGGCAGTAGCACTTTCCGAGCTGGTATCTTCCTCCAATCCAATTGTAATCTCTCTTGCCCAACGGCGTGGAGATGGAGACTCCGATGTCCATCTCCGTGGGAAAACAGCACTCGATCGAATTGCAGAGGCCATTAGAAGGAATCCGCAGTCTGTCATCATGCTCGAAGACATCGATGAAGCCAACGCCCTCCTTCGAGGGAGCATAAAACGGGCCATGGAGCAAGGTAGATTCCCGGATTCCCACGGCCGTGAAATTAGCCTTGGAAACGTCATGTTTATCCTCACTGCCAATTGGTTGCCAGAGGACCTTAGGTACCTGTCCAACGGCACCCCACTTGACGAAGAAAAGCTTACAAATTTAGCCAGAGGGGGTTGGCAACTTCGTCTTTCAGTAGCTAAGAGAGCCTCAAAACGGAGACCGAGTTGGTTATCTGAAGAAGACAGGTCCTTGAAGCCTCGTAAGGAAACAAATTTGAATTTAGGTCTATCATTTGATCTCAATGAAGCTGCTGATACAGAGGAAGACAGAGGAGACGGGTCGCTCAATTCTAGTGACCTGACAGTGGACCATGAAGACAACCATGTCCTCCACAATGTAGGATTACAGACACCCTCCGCCTCTGTACCCCGTGAGCTGTTGGATTCCGTGGATGATGCCATTGTGTTCAAACCGTTGAATTTCGACCTTCTTCGAGCCAGTTTCTCTGCCTCCATCTCGAAAAGGTTTTCCACCATTGGGATTGCAATTGAAGTACAAGAGGGGGCTCTGGAGAAGATTGCGAGTGGGGTGTGGCTAGGCCAAACCAACATTACCGAATGGATGGAGAAAGTGTTGGTTCCCAGCTTCCACCAGCTGAAGAAAACCTTAAATTCTAGCGCTAATGACCATGAGTCTTCGCTGGTGGTGAGGCTCGAAGACGACGGCTACTCTGATCGCCAGAGCTCCGAGGAGTGGCTGCCTGCTGCTGTGAGAGTGGTGGCAGAAGAGTATTAAGACAGGGAGGGGGCAAGATTGGTAAATATCCGTCTGCTTTTGGTTACAGGAATGTAAATAGACCACTTTGGCGGCGAAAAGACAGAGACCGTTAGTAGATGAACCAACAAAAACCGTTAAAAGTGGAGATGGGTGTCGACTTTTTTCCCTCTTAGAAAaaagattatttaatttttgcttttacaaactttataatttttttctttttttttgtaagcATAggtatatttattaattaaaaggaGAATGATGATATTAATAAAATGGGAGCATTCCTATATTGTTCTGTCCTTTCCTCAGCTTTTCTTGTCCAATACACAGTGCTAAATAAATAATGTCAGAGTTCAGTTGTGTTGTCTGCACTGCTacaccttttttttctttaacagTATCAAAAGGTTTTTAATactgaaataaaattttttaatattattaagaaaaagaaaactctTCAATGCATA
Above is a genomic segment from Arachis stenosperma cultivar V10309 chromosome 1, arast.V10309.gnm1.PFL2, whole genome shotgun sequence containing:
- the LOC130968122 gene encoding protein SUPPRESSOR OF MAX2 1 yields the protein MRAGLSTIQQTLTPEAAGVLNHSIAEAGRRNHGQTTPLHVAATLLASPSGFLRQACIKSHPNSSHPLQCRALELCFSVALERLPTSQTTNPSSEPPISNALMAALKRAQAHQRRGYPEQQQQPLLAVKVELEQLIISILDDPSVSRVMREASFSSPAVKATIEQSLNSASPAVNSSPIALGFRPSPVAPSAAPAGRSLYLNPRLQQAGAGAGSGVQLGVPQQKGEEVKRVLDILMRKKKRNPILVGESEPEATVREVLRKIESKELGEGTLGIVGLNTHVIHLEKELPAERAQIPARLKELGDMIEARIGSTGSGGVFVNLGDLKWLVEQPVGFGAVGGGHVQQANVAEAGRAAVAEMGRLVAKFGEGGSGRLWLLGTATCETYLRCQVYHPSMENDWDLQAVPITSRAPLPGMFPRLGTNGILGTSIESLSPLKPFPTTAIAPPRRASENTEPAGISGCCPQCIQSYEQELADMLKDNEKLDAESKSEAARPSLPQWLQKAKTNNDNAKVVDQSQCNGQEMNVKKRTQELQKKWQDACLSLHPKFHQQSLSTERIVPIPFSMRGLCNMNLLGAQLQPKIPLNKNLGSSLQLNPNPVPIQPPEPAVRQQPSLVTTELVLGQTKESDTSTEETHKERINDFLNCMSSETRDKFDELKSKKLLDADSFKRILKGLTEKVWWQQDAASAVATTVTQCKLGNGKRRQVGDKGDMWLLFLGPDRVGKKKMAVALSELVSSSNPIVISLAQRRGDGDSDVHLRGKTALDRIAEAIRRNPQSVIMLEDIDEANALLRGSIKRAMEQGRFPDSHGREISLGNVMFILTANWLPEDLRYLSNGTPLDEEKLTNLARGGWQLRLSVAKRASKRRPSWLSEEDRSLKPRKETNLNLGLSFDLNEAADTEEDRGDGSLNSSDLTVDHEDNHVLHNVGLQTPSASVPRELLDSVDDAIVFKPLNFDLLRASFSASISKRFSTIGIAIEVQEGALEKIASGVWLGQTNITEWMEKVLVPSFHQLKKTLNSSANDHESSLVVRLEDDGYSDRQSSEEWLPAAVRVVAEEY